The sequence GCTTTACTGGCGTGGGCGTTCCACTTTGCAAATGCTGGATGCAACCGATGTTCGCGGACACGATGCAGTCAGGTTGCTTCTCGCTCAGATGCTCGATCTTGCGGTCTCTGAGCTGGAGTGAAATTTCGGGCTGCAGAACGGAGTAGGTGCCGGCTGAGCCGCAACAAAGGTGACTCTCCACGCTGGCACGATGAACGGAAAAGCCCAACTGTCCCAGATGCTCCTCCACCACTCCCCGCAGCTTCTGGCCGTGTTGCAGCGTGCACGGCGGATGGAACGCCAAGGCCGGCTTGTCGCACGCTTTGACTTTGCCGCGCAGTCTTGGCAGAAGTTCAGGAAGCAATTCGCTCAGGTCGCGGGTCAACTCGCTAACCCGAGCTGCCTTCTCGGCGTACTCCGCGTCATGCTTTAGCAAGTCGGCGTAGTCCTTCACGGTCGCGCCGCAGCCGGACGCGTTCATGACAATTGCCTCGACTTCACCGCTGGAAATCGCCGGCCACCAGGCGTCGATGTTTCTGCGCATATCATCGAGGCCGCCCTTGTGATCTCCGGTGTGCAGCCGGATCGCGCCACAGCAACCGGCTCGAGGAACACTTACAACCTGAAAGTCGGCTGCATCGAGTACCCGCGCGGTCGCAGAATTGATGTTCGGCATCATCGCCGGCTGCACACAACCTTCGAGCATGAGCACTTTCCTGGCGTGGCGGCGCGTTGGGCGCTGACCCGCAGGTCTGCTCGGCGTAAGCTTGTTGGCGAGCTTGGAAGGAAGTAGCGGCCGAACCATTCGGCCAATCTTCATGGCCGGCAAGAACAATGGCGAAGTTAGCCCCTCACGCAGCAGCCAACGCACCGCGCGGTCTTTTGGCGGACGAGGAATTCGCTCATCGACTAGCTTCCGCCCAATGTGAACTAGCTTGCCGTACTCGACACCGCTGGGACAGGTGCTTTCACAGTTCCGGCACGTCAAGCAGCGGTCTAGATTCTGTTGGGTGCTTGCTGTGACCTCTTCCCCCTCAAGCAACTGCTTCATCAAGTAGATGCGTCCCCGGGGTCCGTTACGTTCATCGCCCAGAAGCAGGTAAGTCGGACACGTTGCCGTACAAAAGCCGCAATGCACGCACTTGCGCAGAATCTCTTCGGCCTCCGCCCCTTCTGGAGTGTTGGCAAACTCATGACTTAGTTTTGTCTGCATATGGAGCCCCTTACAGGCCGGGGTAGAGCCGACCAACATTGAAGATGCCATCGGGATCAAACGCTTGCTTGAGATTGCGATGAATCTCGAAGAGCGCATCGCTCGGTGGCGTGAACACGCCGCTCCTATGATGCGGATCCCTGAACAGCGTGGCGTGACCACCAAGCGATGACGCCATTTCCCGAACGTCCTCGATGGGATCGTCGGTGTATAGCCATCTCAATGCACCACCCCATTCAATAAGCTGATTCGCGGCCAAGAAGGGTTGGGAGACTGCCGGAACGGAAACACGCCAGAGAGGCGCGTCGCTCTGTGAAAAGAAGTCGTGGCGGTGGTCGCGGACGGCATCCCACCAGGACAACGCTTCGTCTGGTTCCAGCTCAGTCCCGCCCAAACGCTTTCTGGCTTCCGTGACAGCAGAGGCTGCACCACTCAGTCGGAGGAACAGCTTTCCGTCGTGCCAGGCACTCGCATTGACTGGCAATGCTTGCCGAGTCAGCCCGTTTAAGAGAGACAACGCCCCTGCTTCGTCGCGTTCGATGACCAGGGTGATCCTCGATGAATGAATGGGCAGAACCTTCAGCGAGACCTCACAGATAACACCGAGTATTCCCATTGAGCCGGCCAGGAGACGCGAAACGTCATAACCGGCAACGTTCTTCATCACTTGCCCGCCGAATGTCAGAAGCTCGCCTTTGCCGTTAATCATGGTCGCGCCGAGAACGAAGTCCCGAATGGACCCTACCCCGACGCGTGCTGGCCCGCTCAGACCTGCCGCGACCGCTCCTCCGACAGTACTTCCTTTAGCAAAGCGTGGCGGCTCAAAGGCAAGGTACTGATTGTGCTCGGCCAGCACGGCCTCAAGTTCTTCTAGCGGTGTGCCTGCACGAGCGGTGACAACCAGCTCAGACGGTTCATAGCTGCAAATTCCGCTGAGGCGCCGGACATCACACGGTTCACCCGACGGCTCTTCACCGTAGAAGCATTTCGTACCGCCGCCAAC comes from Cupriavidus sp. P-10 and encodes:
- the glcE gene encoding glycolate oxidase subunit GlcE; its protein translation is MTTIPTEVSHLIETVLHARKTKTSLNIVGGGTKCFYGEEPSGEPCDVRRLSGICSYEPSELVVTARAGTPLEELEAVLAEHNQYLAFEPPRFAKGSTVGGAVAAGLSGPARVGVGSIRDFVLGATMINGKGELLTFGGQVMKNVAGYDVSRLLAGSMGILGVICEVSLKVLPIHSSRITLVIERDEAGALSLLNGLTRQALPVNASAWHDGKLFLRLSGAASAVTEARKRLGGTELEPDEALSWWDAVRDHRHDFFSQSDAPLWRVSVPAVSQPFLAANQLIEWGGALRWLYTDDPIEDVREMASSLGGHATLFRDPHHRSGVFTPPSDALFEIHRNLKQAFDPDGIFNVGRLYPGL
- the glcF gene encoding glycolate oxidase subunit GlcF; the protein is MQTKLSHEFANTPEGAEAEEILRKCVHCGFCTATCPTYLLLGDERNGPRGRIYLMKQLLEGEEVTASTQQNLDRCLTCRNCESTCPSGVEYGKLVHIGRKLVDERIPRPPKDRAVRWLLREGLTSPLFLPAMKIGRMVRPLLPSKLANKLTPSRPAGQRPTRRHARKVLMLEGCVQPAMMPNINSATARVLDAADFQVVSVPRAGCCGAIRLHTGDHKGGLDDMRRNIDAWWPAISSGEVEAIVMNASGCGATVKDYADLLKHDAEYAEKAARVSELTRDLSELLPELLPRLRGKVKACDKPALAFHPPCTLQHGQKLRGVVEEHLGQLGFSVHRASVESHLCCGSAGTYSVLQPEISLQLRDRKIEHLSEKQPDCIVSANIGCIQHLQSGTPTPVKHWIEVLDDAIEPAVQPEEQVFI